A portion of the Cryptomeria japonica chromosome 5, Sugi_1.0, whole genome shotgun sequence genome contains these proteins:
- the LOC131051245 gene encoding pentatricopeptide repeat-containing protein At2g22070, which translates to MHISMFNCDHTMPMPLPLPLPSTAHLNITALFREGRLKEALHFLLTTQNPPVDCSTYLQLLHTCIAKNALSRAYRRHGFPREALKMFYQMQATGVQPNKLSFSSILPACAKVRALEEGMDIHKSIVEGGFLSDVVISTALVDMYAKCGNIHKAREMFDKMPMRNVVSWNAMLSGYAQNGDLEEAFRLFKEMPRPDSISWNAMVAGYAQNGLVEKALEAFKQMQLEGVKPDFKSFTSILPACAKMGALEYGLEIHKSIIESGFLSDIIVVNALIDMYGKCGCMYKARELFQKMMQRDVISWTAIVSGYAQNGFLDEAWILFEEMPHRNVISWNAMITAYAQNGFFDEALRLFKEMPQPDVITWNAMVVGYTQNGFFEKALEMFTEMQMSGLKPNSTTFASILPACAKMGVLEQGIYIHQSIIESGFLSDVVVASALVDMYTKCGSIQKARELFDKISKRDAVSWTAMIAGYAQNGFFEKALETFKQMQLTDVKPDSTTFASILPACAKMGALEQGMDIHRSIIENGLLSDVVVGNTLVDMYAKCGSIQKAHELFHKIPQRNVISWNTMIAGYAQNGFCKDALRIFELIRQSGTYPDHVSFACVLFACSHAGLVDEGCKYFSDMSNCYCIMPAIEHYVCMVDLLSRAGYLEETLNFIIKIPIKPVAVMWMCLLGACKTHKNLGLGAFTATLIFELDPKNTASYVLLSNIYAEVGNWSESLKVRKLMKDGGINKIPGCSWIEGHKMVHVFCAGDRSHPQTQEIYAKLENLSWAMKASGYFPNSRHALNDVEEEEKESFLCHHSEKMAIAFGLLNTPPGATIRIVKNLRVCVECHTATKFISKIVAREIVVRDASRFHHFKQGQCSCGDYW; encoded by the exons ATGCACATTTCAATGTTCAATTGTGATCATACAATGCCAATGCCATTGCCTTTGCCTTTGCCATCCACTGCCCATCTCAATATAACAGCCTTATTTAGGGAGGGTCGGTTAAAAGAGGCTCTGCACTTTCTTCTCACTACACAGAACCCCCCTGTAGACTGTTCGACATATCTTCAACTATTGCATACGTGCATTGCCAAGAATGCACTTTCACGAG ctTACAGAAGACATGGGTTTCCTCGTGAGgctttgaaaatgttttaccaaaTGCAAGCAACAGGTGTCCAACCTAATAAGCTCAGCTTTTCCAGCATACTCCCAGCTTGTGCCAAAGTAAGAGCTCTGGaagagggtatggacatccataaaagcatagtagaaggagggtttttgtcagatgttgtaatttcgactgccctggtagacatgtatgcaaaatgtggaaacattcaCAAGGCacgtgaaatgtttgacaaaatgcctatgagaaATGTAGTCTCGTGGAATGCTATGCTttctggatatgcacaaaatggtgatcttgaggaggctTTCAGGCTTTTCAAAGAAATGCCTCGACCGGATTCCATTTCATGGAATGCTAtggttgcaggatatgcacaaaatggtttgGTTGAGAAGGCTTTGGAGGcatttaagcaaatgcaattggaagGTGTAAAGCCAGATTTCAAATCCTTCACCAGCatcctcccagcctgtgccaaaatgggagctttagaataTGGTTTGGAAATCCATAAAAGCATAATTGAAAGTGggtttttgtcagatattatagttgtgAACGCCCTGATAGACATGTATGGAAAATGTGGATGCATgtacaaggcacgtgaactgtttcaGAAAATgatgcaaagagatgtgatctcatggacTGCGATTGtttcaggatatgcacaaaatggttttCTCGATGAGGCTTGGATACTTTTTGAAGAAATGCCTCATAGGAATGTAATATCATGGAATGCGATGATTACAGCATATGCACAAAATGGTTTCTTTGACGAAGCATTAAGGCTTTTCAAAGAAATGCCTCAACCAGATGTCATCACTTGGAATGCCATGGTTGTAGGGTATACGCAAAATGGGTTCTTTGAAAAAGCGCTAGAGATGTTTACGGAAATGCAAATGTCAGGTttgaagccaaattccacaacattCGCTTCCATTCTCCCAGCTTGTGCTAAAATGGGAGTTTTAGAGCAGGGTATAtacatccatcaaagtataattgagagtggatttttgtcagatgttgtagttgcaagtgccctagtagacatgtatacaaaatgtggaagcatacagaaagcacgtgaactgtttgacaaaatttcaAAACGAGATGCTGTCTCATGGACTGCGATGATTGCAGGATACGCACAAAATGGGTTTTTTGAGAAGGCCTTGGAAACTTTTAAACAAATGCAATTGACTGATGTAAAACCAGATTCCACAacgtttgctagcatcctcccagcctgtgccaaaatgggagctttagaacagggtatggacatccatcggaGCATAATCGAAAATGGACTGTTATCAGATGTTGTAGTTGGGAataccttggtagacatgtatgcaaaatgtggaagtatacagaaggcacatgaactgtttcacaaaatacctcaaagaaatgtgatctcatggaatactatgattgccggatatgcacaaaatggcttTTGCAAGGATGCTCTCAGGATTTTTGAACTAATAAGGCAGTCTGGAACATACCCTGACCATGTAAGCTTTGCTTGTGTTTTATTTGCATGTAGCCATGCAGGTTTAGTGGACGAGGGCTGCAAATACTTTAGCGACATGAGCAACTGTTATTGCATTATGCCTGCAATTGAGCACTATGTGTGCATGGTTGATCTTCTTAGCCGTGCCGGCTATCTTGAGGAAACTTTGAACtttatcatcaaaataccaattAAACCTGTGGCGGTAATGTGGATGTGCTTGCTCGGTGCCTGCAAAACACATAAAAATCTAGGGTTGGGAGCTTTTACTGCAACTCTCATCTTTGAACTCGATCCTAAAAACACTGCTAGTTATGTTCTTCTTTCAAATATCTATGCGGAAGTGGGCAACTGGAGTGAATCACTGAAGGtgaggaaattgatgaaagatGGAGGAATTAACAAGATACCCggatgtagttggattgaaggCCATAAAATGGTACATGTTTTCTGTGCAGGAGACAGATCACACCCACAAACACAGGAGATCTATGCAAAGTTGGAAAATTTGTCTTGGGCAATGAAGGCATCAGGATATTTTCCAAATTCAAGACATGCTCTGAATGATGTGGAGGAAGAGGAAAAAGAATCATTTCTCTGTCACCATAGTGAGAAGATGGCAATTGCATTTGGCTTGTTAAACACACCCCCTGGAGCAACCATTAGAATTGTCAAGAACCTTCGAGTATGTGTTGAATGCCACACTGCAACCAAGTTTATTTCCAAGATTGTTGCACGAGAAATTGTTGTGAGAGATGCGAGCCGGTTCCATCATTTCAAGCAAGGACAATGTTCTTGTGGAGATTATTGGTGA